In the genome of Thermodesulfobacteriota bacterium, the window CTCAGAAATCGCCCCTCCGCATCGACGTATTGGAGGGGGATCTGGAGCCGGTGGTGGAAGAGATGGAGAATCTCCTCCGGTTCATTTCGCCGGAGGAGCCCGTTGTTGATGAAGATACATTTCAACCGGTCTCCGATCACCCGGTGGAGGAGGACGGCCACCACCGTCGAATCGACCCCACCGCTGACGGCACAGATCACCTTTCCGGAGCGGAGCCTCTTCTTCAAGGTCTCCGTGGTGCGTTCCAGGAATGAACGCATGTCCCAGAGGGGCTGGCAACGGCAGATATCGAAGAAGAAATGGCGGAGCACCTCCATGCCCCTTCGGGTATGGACCACCTCCGGGTGGAATTGGATGCCGTAGATCCCCCGGCGGGGATCTTCGATGGCCACGAAAGGGGTGTTGCGAGAATGGGCAAGGGCATGGAAGCCTGGAGGAAGCTTTCGGATCTGGTCTCCGTGGCTCATCCAGACCTGGAGGATATCCCCCTTCTTTCCCACCCCTTTCAAGAGGCTTCCGGGTTGATCGATGACCACCCTCACGTTTCCATACTCTCTTTTTTCCGAGGGTTCGACCTCTCCCCCGAAGAGCTGAGCGATCAACTGCATCCCATAGCAGATCCCGAGGACCGGGATGCCCAATTGGAAAAGGTCAGGGGAACAGACGGGTGCCCCGGGCTCGTAGACGCTGGAGGGGCCACCCGAAAGAACGATGCCTTTGGGAGAGAGCTGCTTGATTTTTATCAGAGGGAGATGGTAAGGGTGAACCTCGCAATAGATTCGACATTCTCGCACGCGTCTGGCGATCAGCTGGGTATATTGAGAACCGAAGTCGAGGATGAGAATGGAATCCATCTCGAAGATCGCTCCCTCAAAGGCATCTCTGATTGGCCCTTTGGAGGCCCTTCAGAGGCATTGAAATGCCGAAAGGGACTTCCCCCTCGGAACGTCCCTCTCGGAAAAAGATCCCCCCATCGAACAAGATCAGGGTTTCAGCTGATATCTTCCCTCCTTCACCTCGTACTGGTAGGCCACTCCCTTTCGGTAGAAGAGATCGCCGGGTCGAAGGAGATCGGCCGCCACCAGCTCTTCCAGTTTCTGAGGGTACGAGCCCTTTTCCAGGTAAAAGATCTCCAGGGCCATCTTGATCCGTTCGACCTGGGCTCGATGGACATAGAGGGCCGGGGCTCCGAAGTTCAGCCGCTCGATCTTGGAATGCCATAGGAAGTCCAGAAAATCGGGTTTAAAATAGAATAGGACCAAGAAGACCGATCCGAAGAAGACGCCATAATAGACGAAGGCCAGGGCCTGCCGGAAGGGGATCTGTCCCACCTTTTTGAGGAGGCTCGGCGCTCGGACCCCCACCTCTTCGATAAATCCCATCTCCTTGAGCCCAACCAGAATCTCGCTGGCATTAAACCGCCCCAAAAGGGAGCGGTCGATGATCTCCTGGACCGTCCTCTGGCCGTCCACCAGATTGAGGATCAACTCCTGCTCCGAGGTCAGTTTCTGTTTCATCAAGCCTTGAGGAGGGAGGACCTCCATCATCTTCTCCTCCGCCCTCGGAACTTTCCGGAAGACGAGATAGGGCGAGTAGATCTTCTTTTCGATTTCCGACCATTCGTCCACCATCCGGAGGATGTTCAGGAGAACCTGCTCCGTGCTCAGGGCAAAGGGGATCTTCTTGTAACTTTCGACCAATTTGAGATCAAAGTTGAACGTCCCGTCCTCCCACCAGAAGAGGTCATAGATCGTCTCGTAAATTTGCGTGGTGATCACCTTCAGGATATCCTCCTTGGACAGGAGGCCGAGCTCCACCAGGATCTCCCCGAGATATTTGAGGGTCTCCTTCTGAATTCTCAGGACCCTCTCCAACTGCTCCTCCGTGATCAGCTGGGCCTTGACCAGGATCTCTCCGATGAGGTCCTTCTTTCCCCGGTAGTTCGAATAGACATGGACGATCATCCCGTCGACGAAGGAAATCTCCACCAGGTTGTTCCCCCGGCGGATCTTGAGAACGCCCGTCTTCAACTGTTGACCGATCAGCTGGATGACTTCGGTGATGCTGAAATCTTTTAGCGTTCCTTGAAGGGCCATGAGGGCCTCCCTCCTACGATTCGGGGATCTCGAATTCCGGTTGTTGCCTGGCCTCCCGCCGGTAGGAGAGCAGATAGAAGATCACGAAGAGTCCTCCCCAGAGGAGGCCGCTCCAGGAGAGCGGCGACCCAAGGCCAACCCCCGGAACCAACCCGATCCACTGGAGAAATTTTAAGAGGAAGATAAAATGGAGGGAGAGCAGGAGGAGGGCCGGCAGGGGATAACCCCTCCAGAGGTCACCGAACCCGACAAAGACGAAAGAGAGAACCCTCGCGGCCAATCGATTCTGTTTTTGGAAGGCCATGGCCTGGAGCCTCTTCTTCTCCATCATTTTGGGGTGAAGCTTCTCCTTCTGGACGAAGAGGCGATAGCAGTTGAAGCAGACGAAGGACTGCTCTTTGCTCTCCCAGTTTCCCAGGTAGAATCGATGGGTGGCAACCCCGCACATTGGACACCGGGTGAGAAAACGCTTCGCCCGGGTGTACCTCGTCATGGCGATGAGAAAGGCCAGAAAAAGGATGGGGGCCAGAAAGGGGAGGACGGAAGGGACCTTCTCGAACCATGCCTTGAAGAGACGGTAGAGAAAACCCTCTTTCCCCACATACTCTTCCCAGAACTTGGCCCATAAATGGGAAGGGCCGAGGACCTCGTCGACCACGAACCGATTCATATTCGTGGGTTCTATGGTAGAATAAAACTGGACCAAGTCGGGATCCAATTGTCTGGCCTTCTGGAAGGCCTTATCCGATCTCCCGGAGAGAAACGTCTCCATCGAGTAAGCCCGATAAAGATTGTAGTAATAGGACCCCTTTTTGGGATCGAGTTCGATGGCCCGCTGGTAGGCCGCGATCGCTTGCTGAACTTGCTTCTGGGCCAGGTAGACATTGCCGAGGTTGGAATGGGCCTCGCTCATTTCAGGGTCCCGTTCGATGGCCCTCCGGTAGAATTGTTCCGCCTGCGGGTACCTTCCCATCCTCTTCTCGATCAGGCCGAGGGTAAAGAGGACCTTTGGGTCTTCGGAGTTGGAGGACTGCCAGGCCCTCAACTTCTCTTCGGTCCCCCGATCCCAGTTTTCATGGTTTCCCTCGTTGACCTCCAAGAGGAGGTCCATGGCCGGCCCGTTCAGATAGGAAGAGGAGGTGCGGAGGAAGAAAGGGAGGTAGACGAGAAAGATGAGGAAAAGGACGAGAAAGGGCCTTTCTCGCGCGGAAAGATATCCCCACAGAAGGATCGACCAGTAGAGGAGGGCCCAGCTCACTTCCATCCTGAGAAAGAAGGGGATGAAGAGGACGATGATCTTCAGGCCGTTGAGGACGAGATTGGAAAGCTCTTGGGAAAGGTTCCTCCGGATATCGGCGGCATAGAGAGGGAAATACTTCCAGAGGAGGACGATGCCGAAGAGGAGGAAGGCCATGAGGATGGCATGGGCGATGAGGGAGAAGGCATGATAGGCGAACTGGAAGGAGGCCGGGAAATTCCTCGTCTTTGCCCGGAGGCCCCTCCAGGCTTCCAGAAGGGCCTCGTGGATAGCAAAGGGCCGGTGTTTAAACCGGGCCCGGGCCAGCTCGAAATAAGGTTGGGGGAGGTCCGGTGAGAGTTTGCTGGCATAAGTGGCCAATTCGACCGCCTTGGACAGATTGCCCTGCCTTCGCTCCTGGCCGGCCAGCCTCGTGAGGTAGAGGGAAAACGTCGTCAGATTTCGAACCCCTCGATCCAGTTTCCATTGATAAACCTGGTCCAACTCCCTTTTGCCCAGGGAGCCGCCTTTCGAGGCCCCTGTCTTCGAAGGCCCCCATCCCATCTCTTTCAGATTGAGGATGGGCTCGGCCGATGTGGAACTCTCGGCCGCAAAGAAGGCTCGGGACAAGGGGATGGTCTCTTCTTTGAAAAAAGGGCCGAGGGCATAGAAGAGCGTGGCCAATAGGATGAAGAGAAGCAGAAGGATCCTTTTCAATCTCCTGTCCTTTCCTTCCTCAACCCGATCATCTCCCCAGAGCTATTCCAGCCGATAATTCGGGGCCTCTTTGGTGATGATGACATCATGGACGTGACTCTCTCTCAACCCCGAAGACGTGATCCGGATGAATCTGCCCTTCTGCTGAAGCTCCTCGATGTTCCTCGCCCCGAGATATCCCATGCCCGCCTTGAGCCCTCCGACGAGTTGATGGATGCAGAAGGAGAGGGCCCCGCGATAGGGCACCCGGCCCTCGATCCCTTCCGGGACCAGCTTGGTCTCGCTCTCCACTTCCTCCTGCATGTACCGATCCTTGCTCCCCTCCTTCATCGCCTCCAGCGATCCCATGCCCCGGTAGACCTTGTAACTTCGCCCTTGATAGAGCACGATCTCTCCGGGGCTTTCATCAGTCCCGGCGAAGAGGTTCCCGATCATCACCGAATGAGCGCCGGCGGCCAGGGCCTTCGTGATATCCCCGGAATATTTGATCCCTCCATCGGCGATGATCGGAACGCCATACTTTTTGGAAATCTCGCTCACCTCCAGGATGGCCGAAAGCTGCGGGACCCCCACACCAGCCACGATCCGAGTGGTGCAGATCGACCCGGGTCCGACCCCCACCTTCACCCCGTCCACGCCCGCCTTGATCAGGTCGATCATGGCCTCTTTGGTCGCGATATTGCCGCCGATCAGCTGGCAACGGGGGAAGTTCTTCTTCGTGTCCCGGATGGCCTCCAGGACATCTTTCGTGTGGCCGTGGGCCGTATCGATGACCAGGACGTCGAGCCCTGCCTGGAGAAGGGCCTCCGTCCTCTTCTCTCGATCCTTTCCCGTGCCGATGGCGGCCCCGACCCGTAGCCGACCATGGGCATCTTTACAGGAGTTGGGGTATTTTCGCATCTTTTCGATGTCCTTGATGGTGATGAGGCCCCTCAGATTATTATGCTCGTCCACCACCAGAAGCTTCTCGATCCTGTTCTTGTGGAGGATCTCCTTGGCCTGTTCGAGCGTCGTCCCCACGGGTGCGGTGATGAGCCGGTCACGGGTCATCACCGTGGAGATCTTCTCGTCCAGCCTCTTTTCGAACCGGAGGTCGCGGTTGGTCAGAATCCCCACGAGCTTTCCCTCCTTGGTGATGGGAACGCCCGAGATCCGGTAGGTCTTCATCACCTCGAGGGCCTCGTAGATCTTTTGATCGGGATGCATGGTGATGGGGTTGAGGATCATCCCGCTCTCCGACTTCTTCACCTTGTCGACCTCTCTGGCCTGATCGGCGATGGAGAGATTCCGGTGGATGATCCCGATGCCGCCCTCCTGGGCCATGGCGATGGCCGTCCTGGCCTCGGTCACCGTATCCATGGCCGCGCTCACAAGGGGGATGTTGAGTCGGATCTCCCTCGTCAATTGGGTGCTCACATCCACATCTTTGGGCAGGACCTCGGAATAGTTGGGAACCAGAAGGACGTCGTCGAACGTGAGGTACTCCGGAAATTCCTTCCGATGGGGTTCCATCTGCGCTCTTCTCCTTTTCGAAGACGTACTCTCATATATCAGACGCCATCCGCTTTGTCAACCAGAGGCCACCGATCCGAAAATGGGGGCGCAGGGACTCCTCCTTCATCTTCCCATGAGCAAGAGGAGGTTGGCTTTGCGAGGGGGTCGCTCCACCAGGAGGATCGGATCTCCCTTAATTTGTTAGAGAGGGCCCGATAAAACGGTTCGAGGCTCTCCGGCTTCAACGCCGAGATCGAGACGGCGTCGTAGCGCCTGCAGAGGGCCTTCACCTCTTCCGGGTCGAGTTTGTCCTCTTTGTTCAACACGAGGAGCCTTGGAATCCCACCCAGCCCCAGGTCTTCGAGGATCCTCTCGACCGCCTCGATCTGCTCTTCGAGCCTCGGGCTGCTGATATCGGCCAGGTGGATCAAAAGATCCGACTCCCGAAGCTCATCGAAGGTGGGTCGGAAGGCACCCATCAGGTCCTTCGGCAGGTCCTTGATGAAGCCGACCGTATCCGTGATCACCACCTCGGTCTCTCCGTCCTCGAACAGAACGGCTTTCTTCCTTCGAATCCTTCTCGTTGCCGTGTCGAGGGTGGCGAAGAGTTTATCCTCCATGTCGAACTGGCTTTCGGTGAGGAGATTGAAAAGGGTCGATTTGCCTACATTGGTATATCCCACGATGGAGAAGATGGGAACGCCGCTACGCCTTCGAAGCGCCCGCCTCTGGGCACGCTGCCGGCTCAGGGCCTCCAGCTCCTTCTCCAGGAGATGGATCCGATCCCTTGCCCTCCGCCGGTCGATCTCGAGCTTGGTCTCTCCAGGGCCTCGGCCGCCGATCCCTCCGGTCAATCGCGAAAGGGCCAAGGTCTTTCGGCCGAGCCTGGGGAGGAGGTATTTGAGCTGGGCCAGCTCCACCTGCGTCTTTCCCTCCCGGGTCTTGGCCCTTTGGGCAAAGATATCGAGGATGAGCTGGGTGCGGTCGATCACCCTCAGCTCCGTCAGGTCCGAGATCGTAACCATCTGGCCGGGGGTGAGGTTCTGGTCGAAGATGATCAAATCGACACCGGTTTGCATGCATTTCAGGACAAGCTCCCTCAGCTTGCCCTCGCCCATCAGCGTGGAGGTCGAAAACGTCTGGGGCCTCTGGATGATCGCATCGATCACCTGAAGGCCACTCGATTCAGCAAGGGCCTTTAACTCCTCCAGGGACTGTTCGATCGCTTCCCTTCTGGCTCGGCTCACCGAAACGAGAATGGCCTTGTCCTTCGTCTCCCGGGTCGAAAAGGCCCTCTGGCCCTTCTGAAATTGATCCTCGAGAGACTGAATCCATTTCAGGAAGTCGAGATCCAGCTGCCTTAGGGGAGAAGGGGGGGGAACCTCGAAGGCCTTCTTCTCGGGATTGTCCGGAAGCAGATGGGCCAAATGAACCCTCTCCTCCCCCTTTCGGAGATCGGTTGAAAGGGCGACCATCATATCGAGCCTGAGAAGGGCCAGGTCGGTGAAATCCTCCTCGCTGAGAGGCTCCCCTTGCAGATGGGTATGGATGAGCCTCAAGCCCCTCAACCTCGGGATTCCGATGCGATATCGCGAAAGGTCTGGGATGGTGATGCCTCGATGGTCTCCGATCATCACCATCTCGACGATCCCCTTTCGGCTTACGAGAATGCCGATCTGTCGTCGGATTTCGTTCGAGAGGTCGAGCAGGAGGCGGGCCGTTTCAAGGGTCACGACCCTTTGCGGCGGGATCCTTCTCCGGTAGATATGTTCGATCCTTCGGATCTGGCTGGGTTTTAAACCGACCGTGTTCCCGAAGACCTTGGGAATAGGCGCTTCCTCCGTTTCCAATTTTAATATGCCTTCGGAATCAAGTCAATCTTTCCCCCACCGCCTCCCACCTCGGTGATCGACACAGAGAGGTCGAGGAACTGTTCAAGAACCCAGAGGTTCGTCCTCAGGTGATCGGTCACCCGGGTGGTAATCAGGGTCGATCTTTCGGAACAGAAGGCCATAAAAGGGACGATCTGATCGGCCAGGTGGGGATCGGCGGTTCCCTCGGAGCCTAAATAATCTTTCAACTCCCCGACCGCCTCGTCGGCCACCTCCTCTGCCCTCTTCCCCTTTCTTCCAAGACCCGAAAAGCCGGCCTTGATCCCCTCGAATTCGCAAACGAGAAACAGAAAAGAGCCCTGGCCAGGGGACGGCACGTCCGATCGGACCTCGATTTCGGCCTTAAAACCCAATTCTTCCGCTAACCGGGCAAGGGCCCTTCCTCTTTGGCGTTCAGCCACATGGGCGGGTAGGTGGGAGGAGGCTGAAAGCCCATAAATCCTCCTCAGCGAACCCCGATCCGTCAAAGAGAGGGGGGTTAAGGAGGAGGCCGGATGGACCTTCACATCGACCTCTCCTCCCCCTTTTGGATACCAGCCCCAACGTTCGATCCTCGCATCAACCCCGATCCCCATCTTCCTGAGCAGGGGGAAAAGGATCTCCGTCAGATAGTGAAAGGGAGGGCTCCAGGCAACATGCGTCCCGCCCCTTAGCTTTAAGAAGGAATCTCCTTGGCAAAGGCAGAGGGGAAGGAGGAGCGATTGGAGCAGAAGGGTCACCGATCCCGCTGTCCCGATATCGAACTGATAATGGCCCGGGGTGATCTCGCCGGGGATGAAAACGATCCGGTCGGAGCCGATCTTGACCCCTTCGGTCTTTCCGCGGGTGATCTCCGCCAAGGCCTCGATGCCCTTGAGGTGTTGGGCTTGAAGACCCGGGTTCTTCCGGCCGGCTCGAATCCTGAAAACGGTCACCGGTCGGTTCAAGATCGCAGAACAGGCCAGGGCCGTTCTCAGGATCTGACCTCCCCCTTCCCCATATGCGCCATCGATCTCGACCATCCCCTCAGGACGCATCGCTTTCCCCCACTGCAATGGTTAGGACAGGCTTCCCCTCCCGTCCGAAAACATTTTAAAGACCTTTTCCCAAATTTCAAATTTTGTGTTAATAAAATTTCATCCCACGTCTTCCTGCCCTGACGGAGAAGAGACATGGCGGAATTGGTCATCGTAGGCTCGGGTACGGGAATCCCTTCCTTGAGGAGGGCCTCGCCTTGCCTCCTCTTGCTCTCAAAAACGCTCAGGATCCTGATCGACACCGGCCCGGGCTCGCTCAGGCGGTTGCTCGAGGTTGGGGTCACCTACCAGGACATCGACCTCCTCCTTTACACCCACCTCCATCCCGATCACACAGCCGACCTGGTTCCGATCCTCTTCGCCTGCAAATACGGGGAGTCCCCCCGTGTGAAAGACTTGACCCTCTTCGGCGGTCCAGGCCTCAAGACGTTCTTCGAGAAATTAGAGGAGCTCTACCATCCTTGGATCTCTCCTCAGACCTACCGTCTGAAGATCAAAGAGGCCTCCTCCCAACCCTTTTCCATCGGAGGGATGAAGATCCTTTCGGCGCCCATGGCCCATCTTCCGGGGAGCCTCGGCTATCGATTCGAATGGGACGATGGAAAGGCGCTCGTCATCTCCGGCGACACGGACTACTGCGAAAGCCTCATCCGCCTGGCCTCGAAGGCCGATCTGCTCGTCCTCGAATGTTCCTTCCCCGACGAGAAGAAGGTCAACGGCCACCTCACCCCCTCCCTCGCTGGCAGGATCGCCAGGGAGTCCGGCTCCAGGCGGCTCCTCCTCACCCATCTCTATCCCATCTGCGACCAGCACGATATCTTGACCCCATGCCGAAGGGAATTTCCGGGCGAGGTCTTTCTTGCGGAAGACCTCCAGAGGTTCACCCTGTAGGGATTGACCAACCATTTGACAAGGCAAGGGGGTTTAAGGTATTCTCTCAACAGAGGGCGTGATGAGATTGAAACGACTTCTTCGGGTGATGATTCCCGTTTTATTGCTCCTCTTCGGGGCCTTCAAGGACCTCGGGGTCGAGGCTCAGGAGAAGGCCCCTGTCTTTGTCATCGAGGTCGACGGGATCATCAACCCCGCGACGTCCAAGTTCATTGTCGAGTCGATCGACCAGGCCGTCGAAAAAGGGGGACAATGCCTCATCATCCAGCTCGATACCCCGGGCGGACTGATGGAGTCGATGCGCCTCATCGTCAAAAAGATCATGACCTCGCCCATCCCGGTCATCGTCTACGTCTCGCCGAGCGGAGGGAGGGCGGCCTCCGCAGGCGTCTTCATCACGATGGCTGCCCATATCGCGGTCATGGCCCCCGGCACCCACATCGGGGCCGCCCATCCCGTCTCGTTAGGGGAAGGGAAGGAGAGCAAGGCCATGAGCGAAAAGATCGTCAACGATACGGTTTCCTATATCAAGACGATCGCCAAGACCAGGAACAGGAATGCGGATTGGGGGGAAAAGGCGGTCCGAAAAAGCGTCTCCATCACCGAGGAGGAGGCCCTCAAGCTGAATGTGATCGACCTCATCAGCCCCGATCTCCAAGACCTCCTGGCCAAGATCGACGGAAAGGTCATCCGATTCGATGGCGTGACCCGGACCCTCATGACCAAGGGGATCAGACCCAGACCTCTCCAGATGAGCTGGCGGTATCGATTCCTCGATATCATCTCCAACCCTTCCATCGCCTACATCCTTCTGATGCTCGGGATCTATGGCATCTTCTTCGAACTGTCCAACCCCGGATCGATCCTTCCGGGGGTGGTCGGGGGCATCTTTCTCATCCTGGCCTTCTATGCCCTCCAGATGCTGCCGATCAGCTATGCGGGCCTGGCCCTCATCCTCTTCGCCATCATCCTTTTCATCGCGGAGATCAAAGTGGTGAGCCACGGCCTGTTGTCGGTAGCGGGGATCATCTCGCTCTTTCTGGGCTCCCTGATGTTGATCGAATCGCCCACCGATTACATGAGGATCTCGCTGAGCGTCATCATCCCTGCCGTGGCGGTCAGCGGAGGGTTTTTCATCTTCGCCGTCACCAAAGCGATCAAAGCCCGCCTGACCAAACCGACCACGGGGAAAGAAGGGATCATCGGGGAGACAGGGGTTACGGTCACCCCTCTCACCCCTGAGGGAAAAGTGGCCATCCACGGGGAGTTCTGGAAGGCCGAATCGGAGGAGCCCATCGAGGCGGGTGAAAAGGTTCAGGTCGTCGGCATCGACAATCTCGTGCTGAAGGTCAAAAAACTCTAAAAGGAGGAGAGTCCATGGGGAGCGTGCCAGGATTGCCGTCGGGATTGTTCTTTCTCATCGTCTTTCTGGTGATCTTAGCGGCCTCGGCCATCAAGATCCTCAGGGAGTATGAACGGGGCGTCGTCTTCCGTCTCGGTCGGCTGATCGGCGCCAAGGGGCCGGGGTTGATCTTCATCATTCCCGGGATCGATAAAATGATCAAGGTAAGCCTCCGAACGGTGACGCTCGACATCCCACCTCAGGACGTCATCACCCGGGACAACATCTCCATCAAGGTCAATGCCGTGGTCTACTTCCGGGTGATCGATCCCAACCGGGCGGTCACCGAGGTCGAAAACTACCTCTATGCCACCTCCCAGCTGGCCCAGACCACACTTAGGAGCATCGTGGGACAGTTCGAACTGGACGACCTCCTCTCGCGACGGGACAAGATCAACATCCAACTTCAGGAGATCCTGGATTCCCATACCGATCCCTGGGGCATCAAGGTCTCCTTGGTGGAAACCAAGGGGGTAGACCTCCCCGAGGAGATGCGAAGGGCCATTGCCCGTCAGGCGGAGGCGGAGAGGGAGAGAAGGGCGAAGATCATCCATGCCGATGGCGAGTACCAAGCCGCTGAAAAATTGGCCCAGGCAGCCAATGTGATCGGCGCCAACCCCGCCGCGCTCCAATTGAGGTTTCTCCAGACCCTGACCGAGGTGGCCACCGAGAAAAACTCCACCACCATCTTTCCGGTCCCCATTGACCTTCTGAAACCCTTCCTTGAAAAGAAGTAGAAAGGGGGGCGATTCAAGGATCGCCCCCGCCTCTTCTATTTTCCAATGCCCAGTCCACCTTGCTCCAGATCCCGTGGAGGATCCGGACCTCCCGTTCGTCCAGCTTGCTCCTGCCGAAGAGGCGTCTCAGGGTCCTCATCATCCGTTTTGGATGCTTCGGATCCAAGAAGCCGATCCGAATCAGGGTGTGCTCCATGTGGGAAAAGAGTCGTTCCAATTGCTCCGAGGTGGCCAGAGAGGGAGGGGGTCTCCGAAACGTCCCCGACCATTGAAAGAGTTCGTAACAAAAGATCGCCACGGCATGGGAGAGGTTGAGGGAGGGAAACGATTCAGAGGAAGGGATCCTGGCGAAGAGATGGCAGAGGGAGAGCTCTTCGTTGGTCAGCCCCTCCCGTTCAGAGCCGAATACAATTCCGATCAAGTTCCTCTGGGAAAGCGGAGCCAGACGCTTGGCCAGCTGTCCGGGACTTAAAAGGGGCGTCCTCTCTTTCCCCTCCCGGCAGGTGGTCCCCACCACACAAGCCATCCCTGAGATCGCCTCCCCCAAGTCGGGAAATTCCTCGGCCCTCTCTAAGATCTCCTCGGCACCCGAGGCCAATTTAAAGGCATTCCGATGGAGGGGGGAGGCCCCGTTGACAATGGCCAGCCGGCTGAGCCCCATATTCTTCATCGCCCTGGCCACGGAGCCGATGTTCTCAGGAAATCTTGGCCTCACCAGGACGAGGGTGATTTGGTCAAGCACGATTCGCTGCCCCATCCTTCAACACCCGAGGGTCCGGATGGTCTTGACTATCCCCCTTTTTTATCTTAATTTCAAGCCCTGATCTTCATCTCATTGAAGAGAGGGCTTTCGATCCATGGAGGTTCCCTTTTTCGAT includes:
- a CDS encoding DUF4388 domain-containing protein — its product is MALQGTLKDFSITEVIQLIGQQLKTGVLKIRRGNNLVEISFVDGMIVHVYSNYRGKKDLIGEILVKAQLITEEQLERVLRIQKETLKYLGEILVELGLLSKEDILKVITTQIYETIYDLFWWEDGTFNFDLKLVESYKKIPFALSTEQVLLNILRMVDEWSEIEKKIYSPYLVFRKVPRAEEKMMEVLPPQGLMKQKLTSEQELILNLVDGQRTVQEIIDRSLLGRFNASEILVGLKEMGFIEEVGVRAPSLLKKVGQIPFRQALAFVYYGVFFGSVFLVLFYFKPDFLDFLWHSKIERLNFGAPALYVHRAQVERIKMALEIFYLEKGSYPQKLEELVAADLLRPGDLFYRKGVAYQYEVKEGRYQLKP
- the guaB gene encoding IMP dehydrogenase — its product is MEPHRKEFPEYLTFDDVLLVPNYSEVLPKDVDVSTQLTREIRLNIPLVSAAMDTVTEARTAIAMAQEGGIGIIHRNLSIADQAREVDKVKKSESGMILNPITMHPDQKIYEALEVMKTYRISGVPITKEGKLVGILTNRDLRFEKRLDEKISTVMTRDRLITAPVGTTLEQAKEILHKNRIEKLLVVDEHNNLRGLITIKDIEKMRKYPNSCKDAHGRLRVGAAIGTGKDREKRTEALLQAGLDVLVIDTAHGHTKDVLEAIRDTKKNFPRCQLIGGNIATKEAMIDLIKAGVDGVKVGVGPGSICTTRIVAGVGVPQLSAILEVSEISKKYGVPIIADGGIKYSGDITKALAAGAHSVMIGNLFAGTDESPGEIVLYQGRSYKVYRGMGSLEAMKEGSKDRYMQEEVESETKLVPEGIEGRVPYRGALSFCIHQLVGGLKAGMGYLGARNIEELQQKGRFIRITSSGLRESHVHDVIITKEAPNYRLE
- a CDS encoding MBL fold metallo-hydrolase; the encoded protein is MAELVIVGSGTGIPSLRRASPCLLLLSKTLRILIDTGPGSLRRLLEVGVTYQDIDLLLYTHLHPDHTADLVPILFACKYGESPRVKDLTLFGGPGLKTFFEKLEELYHPWISPQTYRLKIKEASSQPFSIGGMKILSAPMAHLPGSLGYRFEWDDGKALVISGDTDYCESLIRLASKADLLVLECSFPDEKKVNGHLTPSLAGRIARESGSRRLLLTHLYPICDQHDILTPCRREFPGEVFLAEDLQRFTL
- the guaA gene encoding glutamine-hydrolyzing GMP synthase codes for the protein MDSILILDFGSQYTQLIARRVRECRIYCEVHPYHLPLIKIKQLSPKGIVLSGGPSSVYEPGAPVCSPDLFQLGIPVLGICYGMQLIAQLFGGEVEPSEKREYGNVRVVIDQPGSLLKGVGKKGDILQVWMSHGDQIRKLPPGFHALAHSRNTPFVAIEDPRRGIYGIQFHPEVVHTRRGMEVLRHFFFDICRCQPLWDMRSFLERTTETLKKRLRSGKVICAVSGGVDSTVVAVLLHRVIGDRLKCIFINNGLLRRNEPEEILHLFHHRLQIPLQYVDAEGRFLRQLRGVTDPEEKRKRIGREFIALFEKEARKIGGVRYLAQGTLYPDVIESLSWKGPSATIKSHHNVGGLPERMSLRLVEPLRELFKDEVRALGKELGLPETVIRRQPFPGPGLAIRVIGEVNKERLETLRDADEIVMEEMGRSHWLNRVWQCFAVLLPVKTVGVMGDFRTYDHVIALRIVDSQDGMTADWVRLPHRLLGLMANRIINEVKGVNRVVYDISSKPPSTIEWE
- the hflX gene encoding GTPase HflX: METEEAPIPKVFGNTVGLKPSQIRRIEHIYRRRIPPQRVVTLETARLLLDLSNEIRRQIGILVSRKGIVEMVMIGDHRGITIPDLSRYRIGIPRLRGLRLIHTHLQGEPLSEEDFTDLALLRLDMMVALSTDLRKGEERVHLAHLLPDNPEKKAFEVPPPSPLRQLDLDFLKWIQSLEDQFQKGQRAFSTRETKDKAILVSVSRARREAIEQSLEELKALAESSGLQVIDAIIQRPQTFSTSTLMGEGKLRELVLKCMQTGVDLIIFDQNLTPGQMVTISDLTELRVIDRTQLILDIFAQRAKTREGKTQVELAQLKYLLPRLGRKTLALSRLTGGIGGRGPGETKLEIDRRRARDRIHLLEKELEALSRQRAQRRALRRRSGVPIFSIVGYTNVGKSTLFNLLTESQFDMEDKLFATLDTATRRIRRKKAVLFEDGETEVVITDTVGFIKDLPKDLMGAFRPTFDELRESDLLIHLADISSPRLEEQIEAVERILEDLGLGGIPRLLVLNKEDKLDPEEVKALCRRYDAVSISALKPESLEPFYRALSNKLREIRSSWWSDPLAKPTSSCSWEDEGGVPAPPFSDRWPLVDKADGV
- the rtcA gene encoding RNA 3'-terminal phosphate cyclase, with the protein product MRPEGMVEIDGAYGEGGGQILRTALACSAILNRPVTVFRIRAGRKNPGLQAQHLKGIEALAEITRGKTEGVKIGSDRIVFIPGEITPGHYQFDIGTAGSVTLLLQSLLLPLCLCQGDSFLKLRGGTHVAWSPPFHYLTEILFPLLRKMGIGVDARIERWGWYPKGGGEVDVKVHPASSLTPLSLTDRGSLRRIYGLSASSHLPAHVAERQRGRALARLAEELGFKAEIEVRSDVPSPGQGSFLFLVCEFEGIKAGFSGLGRKGKRAEEVADEAVGELKDYLGSEGTADPHLADQIVPFMAFCSERSTLITTRVTDHLRTNLWVLEQFLDLSVSITEVGGGGGKIDLIPKAY
- a CDS encoding tetratricopeptide repeat protein produces the protein MKRILLLLFILLATLFYALGPFFKEETIPLSRAFFAAESSTSAEPILNLKEMGWGPSKTGASKGGSLGKRELDQVYQWKLDRGVRNLTTFSLYLTRLAGQERRQGNLSKAVELATYASKLSPDLPQPYFELARARFKHRPFAIHEALLEAWRGLRAKTRNFPASFQFAYHAFSLIAHAILMAFLLFGIVLLWKYFPLYAADIRRNLSQELSNLVLNGLKIIVLFIPFFLRMEVSWALLYWSILLWGYLSARERPFLVLFLIFLVYLPFFLRTSSSYLNGPAMDLLLEVNEGNHENWDRGTEEKLRAWQSSNSEDPKVLFTLGLIEKRMGRYPQAEQFYRRAIERDPEMSEAHSNLGNVYLAQKQVQQAIAAYQRAIELDPKKGSYYYNLYRAYSMETFLSGRSDKAFQKARQLDPDLVQFYSTIEPTNMNRFVVDEVLGPSHLWAKFWEEYVGKEGFLYRLFKAWFEKVPSVLPFLAPILFLAFLIAMTRYTRAKRFLTRCPMCGVATHRFYLGNWESKEQSFVCFNCYRLFVQKEKLHPKMMEKKRLQAMAFQKQNRLAARVLSFVFVGFGDLWRGYPLPALLLLSLHFIFLLKFLQWIGLVPGVGLGSPLSWSGLLWGGLFVIFYLLSYRREARQQPEFEIPES